The proteins below come from a single Cystobacter ferrugineus genomic window:
- a CDS encoding FAD-dependent monooxygenase gives MRIAIIGAGLNGLACAIMLKRFGLECTVFERGQGPRDSGTGIYVWPQAMQVLRFVLRTRDFLGRGQPIEFLDTHDKQGRLIHSQPVRPEGLGIPAPAMMFLRTELFRLLAASLEARDIRYGMGCERLEDLGDQVRITFGNGEVLDFDLVIGADGVSSTVRSFVDPGMVPYDTGLVASRGVVAFRSPLLHSDRCQIFTSTYSRVVTYPLNEATSLRYWFAAYQHRNQPLLDRAGLLELFAALPEELLRMIGATEEKEILTHKLKALTGEGHWFRGRVVLLGDSIHAMLPTLGYGLTLGLENGFMLAQALVGHCDNSLESALRRYELRAAQRSRDMLKVMRDMTDLYYFEREGEVSKARLSPIVQRFHHLAQSTVF, from the coding sequence ATGAGAATCGCCATCATTGGCGCGGGCCTCAATGGCCTGGCCTGCGCCATCATGTTGAAGCGCTTCGGCCTGGAGTGCACCGTCTTCGAGCGCGGGCAGGGGCCTCGCGACTCGGGGACGGGAATCTATGTCTGGCCACAGGCCATGCAGGTCCTGCGCTTCGTGTTGAGGACCCGGGATTTCCTCGGCCGCGGCCAGCCCATCGAGTTCCTGGACACCCATGACAAGCAGGGCCGGTTGATTCACAGCCAGCCGGTGCGTCCGGAGGGACTTGGCATTCCGGCGCCGGCGATGATGTTCCTGCGCACGGAGCTGTTCCGGCTGCTGGCGGCCAGCCTGGAGGCTCGGGACATCCGCTACGGCATGGGCTGCGAGCGGCTGGAGGACCTGGGCGACCAGGTCCGGATCACCTTCGGCAACGGCGAGGTGTTGGACTTCGATCTGGTCATCGGTGCCGACGGCGTCTCCTCCACCGTGCGGAGCTTCGTCGACCCGGGCATGGTCCCCTATGACACCGGGCTGGTGGCGAGCCGGGGCGTGGTGGCCTTCCGCTCGCCGCTGCTGCATTCCGACCGGTGCCAGATCTTCACCTCCACGTACTCCCGGGTGGTCACCTATCCGCTCAACGAGGCCACCTCGCTGCGCTACTGGTTCGCCGCCTACCAGCATCGCAATCAGCCGCTGCTCGACCGCGCGGGCCTGTTGGAGCTGTTCGCCGCCCTGCCGGAGGAACTGCTGCGGATGATCGGGGCGACCGAGGAGAAGGAGATCCTCACCCACAAGCTCAAGGCCCTGACGGGTGAGGGCCACTGGTTCCGGGGACGGGTCGTGCTGCTCGGCGATAGCATCCACGCGATGCTGCCGACGCTGGGCTATGGCTTGACGCTCGGACTGGAGAACGGCTTCATGCTGGCCCAGGCGCTGGTCGGCCACTGCGACAACAGCCTGGAGTCCGCCCTGAGGCGCTACGAGCTGCGCGCGGCGCAGCGCTCACGTGACATGTTGAAGGTGATGCGGGACATGACGGACCTGTATTACTTCGAGCGCGAAGGCGAGGTCAGCAAGGCGCGGCTCTCCCCCATCGTCCAGCGCTTCCACCACCTCGCGCAGAGCACGGTGTTCTAG